A window of Macrococcus sp. 19Msa1099 genomic DNA:
GATATCACTTTCAATAAGCGCACATTGAAGTTCTTGCAACGATACTTGACGACCGCCATACTGATCTGCAAGTGATTTCGCTTTCTCAGCTGTACGGTTGATGACCGTAATATCTGTTGCTCCCGAGCCGACTAAGTTTTGTAGTGCCAGCTCAGCCATTTCACCCGCACCAACAATCAATATTTTCTTATTTTCAAGCTTACCTAATATTTTCTTACTTAATTCCACAGCTGCATAACTTACCGATACTGCTTTTGAAGAAATATCTGTCTCAGCATGTGCACGCTTTGCAAGCGTAATTGCATCTTTAAATAACTTATTAAAAACAGTTCCGGTCGTACCTTCACTTTGTGCAAGCAGAAAACTATCTCGAATTTGTCCAAGAATCTGTGTTTCACCAAGTACAATTGAATCCAGTCCTGTGATCACTTTGAAAAGGTGATGGATTGCTTCATTGCCAACCTTTACATCCGTCACAGACTTAATCGTTTCGATATCAACATCAAACCATTCAGACATAAATGATTTTACGTAGTATCTACCTGTATGAACCTGGTCAGTAACAGCATAGATTTCTGTGCGGTTACATGTAGAAAGAATGACACCTTCTAGTATTGATTTTTGATTAATCAAAGCAGATAATGCCTGCTGAATTGATGATTCACTAAATGCCAGCTTCTCCCTCAAGCTGACATCTGCTGTCTTGTGATTAACACTCACAACAACAATATGCATATTAACGCCCCCATTTTTGCCATTGTTACTATTATAACATTTCGTTCCCTTTATGCTTTAATTCTGCCCGATTTCATAAAAAATTCACATTTATAGATATTTCTCGATTGCATTAAAAATCATCGGATTTTTATCTTTACTTAAAGCTGTATAGCTGATTAACGTATCTGATGGATCCATATCGAGATCCTGTTTGATTACCTTTAGGTGTTTTTGAATTTTACCTTTAGGTATTTTATCTTCTTTAGTCGCAATGACGATTGTCGGTATATCATAATGCTTCAAAAAGTCATACATCAAACGATCATCTTCAGTAGGATTATGACGTATATCCACAAGCTGTATCACACATGCAAGATTATCACGAGTAGTAATATACGTCTCGATCATCTTGCCCCAGCGTTCTCTTTCCGTTTTAGAAACTTTGGCATAACCATACCCTGGTACATCTACAAAAACAAGTTGTTCATCAATATTAAAGAAGTTTAACGTCTGAGTCTTACCAGGCTTTGAAGAAATTCTCGCCATACTCTTTCGACCGATCATCGTATTGATAAACGATGACTTCCCAACATTTGAGCGTCCCGCTAATGCAACCTCTTTCAATCCTGTATCAGGATATTGGTCAGGTTTCACCGCACTAATAATTATTTCTACATTATTTGGATTTATATTCATTGTCGTCTCCT
This region includes:
- the hemA gene encoding glutamyl-tRNA reductase; this translates as MHIVVVSVNHKTADVSLREKLAFSESSIQQALSALINQKSILEGVILSTCNRTEIYAVTDQVHTGRYYVKSFMSEWFDVDIETIKSVTDVKVGNEAIHHLFKVITGLDSIVLGETQILGQIRDSFLLAQSEGTTGTVFNKLFKDAITLAKRAHAETDISSKAVSVSYAAVELSKKILGKLENKKILIVGAGEMAELALQNLVGSGATDITVINRTAEKAKSLADQYGGRQVSLQELQCALIESDIVISSTSSQEFIITKPMMQDIMKLRKNKSLVLIDIAVPRDIDPKVNDIDLIFNYDVDDLKGLVDANLAERERAAQVIYTMIDKQVMSFVDWINMLGVVPVITALREKALRIQETTMESIDRKMPDLSERDRKVISKHMKSIINQILKDPISQAKEVSGSENRAAELQFFQEIFNITNEVESIKNNEPEVRRSKNSFVFNPEQ
- the yihA gene encoding ribosome biogenesis GTP-binding protein YihA/YsxC; translated protein: MNINPNNVEIIISAVKPDQYPDTGLKEVALAGRSNVGKSSFINTMIGRKSMARISSKPGKTQTLNFFNIDEQLVFVDVPGYGYAKVSKTERERWGKMIETYITTRDNLACVIQLVDIRHNPTEDDRLMYDFLKHYDIPTIVIATKEDKIPKGKIQKHLKVIKQDLDMDPSDTLISYTALSKDKNPMIFNAIEKYL